In Saccharothrix syringae, the following are encoded in one genomic region:
- a CDS encoding winged helix-turn-helix domain-containing protein, translating into MFSDIGTEVKFIRWPADAELRQQYLGRGIPRLLVVEGGAQPPMCNDPHEDWVRAPISRRDLEARVAALQQRVHDRTPVLDPTGMLRFGRASVTVSTTQAELMELFLARFGEVVYRAELEQRLARPTRNSLDLHIMRLRRRLEPVNLSLRTAWGRGYLLEPSPVIR; encoded by the coding sequence ATGTTTTCAGATATCGGCACCGAGGTGAAGTTCATCCGTTGGCCAGCGGACGCAGAATTGCGCCAGCAATACCTGGGTAGGGGTATTCCGCGACTGCTGGTGGTGGAGGGCGGCGCACAGCCACCGATGTGCAACGATCCGCACGAGGACTGGGTCCGCGCACCCATCTCGCGACGCGACCTGGAGGCTCGGGTGGCGGCACTGCAGCAACGCGTCCACGACCGTACCCCAGTGCTGGACCCGACGGGGATGCTGCGCTTCGGCCGCGCCTCGGTGACCGTCTCCACCACCCAGGCCGAGCTGATGGAGCTGTTCCTCGCCCGCTTCGGCGAGGTCGTCTACCGGGCGGAGCTGGAGCAGCGACTCGCCCGGCCGACGCGCAACTCGCTGGACCTGCACATCATGCGGCTGCGCCGGCGTTTGGAGCCGGTGAACCTGTCGCTGCGCACCGCCTGGGGACGCGGCTATCTCCTGGAGCCAAGCCCTGTCATCAGGTGA
- a CDS encoding LmbU family transcriptional regulator, with the protein MTGTTAVVAHTGDNIGTDHEVPEQNTGGRRRRTDQVLLTRVGLRIPKNLSFDDWERAGHQLAGIVDSSAWSLGDWLVYGADHYADRYQRVLKTVGLSYKTLRNYSWVSRRFPLERRRSGLSFQHHAELASLPDEEQEKWLTRSEEGGWSTKQLRAQVRAEQRALESGDRPGELVPRIDVQGSRLRRWQEAAARSGTRLSDWLPAILDQAAEQVLLADAEPGGPAVAVDESELVIVGIHVARVDTD; encoded by the coding sequence TTGACCGGCACGACCGCAGTTGTTGCACACACCGGCGACAACATCGGCACGGACCACGAGGTTCCCGAACAGAACACCGGAGGCCGTCGAAGAAGGACCGACCAAGTCCTGTTGACCAGGGTCGGACTGCGCATTCCGAAGAATCTGAGTTTCGATGACTGGGAGCGCGCTGGCCACCAACTGGCCGGGATCGTGGACTCGTCCGCCTGGAGTCTCGGCGACTGGCTCGTCTACGGAGCCGACCACTATGCGGACCGCTATCAGCGGGTGCTCAAGACCGTGGGGCTGAGCTACAAGACCCTGCGCAACTACTCGTGGGTATCCCGGCGATTCCCGCTGGAACGGCGGCGAAGCGGACTGAGTTTCCAGCACCACGCGGAATTAGCCTCGTTGCCAGACGAGGAGCAGGAGAAGTGGTTGACCCGGTCGGAGGAGGGCGGCTGGTCAACCAAGCAGCTGCGAGCCCAGGTGCGCGCCGAACAGCGGGCCCTGGAAAGCGGCGACAGGCCGGGTGAACTGGTGCCGCGCATCGACGTGCAGGGCAGTCGGCTGCGCCGGTGGCAGGAGGCGGCGGCACGGTCGGGCACCCGGTTGAGCGACTGGCTGCCCGCGATCCTGGATCAGGCCGCCGAGCAGGTGCTGCTGGCCGATGCGGAGCCGGGCGGGCCGGCGGTCGCAGTCGACGAGTCCGAATTGGTCATTGTCGGCATTCACGTGGCCCGCGTCGACACGGACTGA
- a CDS encoding pyridoxal phosphate-dependent aminotransferase, with protein MTVFSGGVGSVDLLPVAATIPSSWLHEVFRAADARERATGHPITRLHVGEPYFGPPEGVAAALAHAVLRGHAGYGPVEGLVALREALVAKLATANGIDSAVSRVFATPGSCQGLLALLLALAEPGAELLLPEMHWPVHLQQALLAGYRPVFYPLGPDHRPDPAVVLAAGTPRTRVLVLNSPANPTGAVLGADDLRILVNGARSRGWQVVSDEAYEDYVYTGEHISPAALERDVPVEERVVHSVFSFSKSLAMTGYRLGYVATATERAARVLGVVQEANIIGPATPVQHAGVAAVALRAEAAAGNRDRVRRNRDTALPALVDAGLLPALPDGGWYAVLDVTCTGLDAEVFTDRLLRHRDIAVVPGTGFALRPDLDAVGAVRSIAPAPWSRHLVRIAMCVAPEALAAGVHGLLEFVDECGRTR; from the coding sequence ATGACCGTGTTCAGCGGCGGGGTCGGGTCGGTTGACTTGTTGCCCGTGGCCGCCACGATCCCGTCGTCGTGGCTGCACGAGGTGTTCCGGGCGGCCGACGCCAGGGAACGCGCCACCGGCCACCCGATCACCCGACTGCACGTCGGGGAACCGTACTTCGGTCCGCCCGAAGGCGTCGCCGCCGCGTTGGCGCACGCTGTGCTGCGCGGCCACGCCGGCTACGGCCCGGTGGAGGGACTGGTGGCACTGCGCGAGGCACTGGTGGCCAAGCTCGCCACCGCCAACGGCATCGATTCCGCTGTCTCCCGCGTCTTTGCCACCCCCGGCTCCTGTCAGGGCCTGCTGGCGCTGCTGCTCGCCCTGGCCGAACCCGGCGCGGAACTGCTGCTGCCCGAGATGCACTGGCCGGTGCACCTGCAACAGGCGCTGCTGGCTGGCTACCGGCCGGTGTTCTACCCGCTGGGCCCCGACCACCGGCCGGACCCAGCGGTGGTGCTGGCTGCCGGTACGCCCCGCACTCGCGTGCTGGTGCTCAACTCGCCCGCCAACCCGACCGGTGCCGTGCTCGGCGCGGACGACCTGCGCATCCTGGTCAACGGGGCCCGGTCCCGGGGTTGGCAGGTCGTCAGCGACGAGGCGTACGAGGACTACGTCTACACCGGCGAGCACATCTCGCCTGCTGCGCTCGAACGGGACGTGCCGGTCGAGGAGCGGGTGGTGCACAGCGTCTTCAGCTTCTCCAAAAGCCTGGCCATGACCGGCTACCGGCTCGGCTACGTCGCCACCGCAACCGAACGCGCCGCGCGTGTGCTCGGCGTCGTGCAGGAGGCCAACATCATCGGCCCGGCCACGCCCGTGCAACACGCGGGCGTCGCCGCCGTCGCCCTGCGCGCCGAGGCGGCGGCCGGGAATCGCGACCGGGTACGCCGCAATCGGGACACCGCGCTGCCCGCCCTGGTCGATGCCGGGCTGCTGCCGGCGCTGCCCGACGGCGGTTGGTACGCGGTGCTCGACGTGACCTGCACCGGTTTGGACGCCGAGGTGTTCACCGACCGGCTGCTGCGGCACCGGGACATCGCCGTCGTTCCCGGCACCGGGTTCGCCCTGCGCCCCGACCTGGACGCGGTGGGGGCGGTGCGCTCGATCGCGCCCGCGCCGTGGTCACGGCACCTGGTGCGGATCGCGATGTGCGTCGCCCCTGAAGCGCTGGCGGCGGGCGTGCACGGGCTGCTGGAGTTCGTCGACGAGTGCGGCCGGACACGATGA
- a CDS encoding ornithine cyclodeaminase family protein encodes MVNTWLLGQDDVARIVDLVGRDALMRRMISALERGFGDLGRGLRQNSPVRSGFTRTGDVPGVIETMPHREPGVGVTVKTISYSPRNIVGSRLPTILGTVARIDDTSGRLVALVDAVLLTALRTGAASAVATRRLAASGSRVVGMVGVGAQAVTQLHGLSQVLDVATVLVHDVDPKHRESFARRVAFLGLDVRPAPPERILAESDVLCTATSVGVGAGPVVPDGAHQPHLHINSIGSDEVGKTELPVELLRRAMVCVDHREQARREGESQQLAEDEIGPSLAHLCAHPDEAERYRGVLTVFDSTGFAFEDHVALDVLLGLADEFGLGTKVSIEGRPDDLLDPYSLRMSHRPARGAVAG; translated from the coding sequence ATGGTGAATACCTGGCTGCTCGGCCAGGACGACGTGGCGCGCATCGTTGACCTGGTGGGGCGGGATGCGCTGATGCGGCGGATGATCTCCGCGCTGGAACGAGGCTTCGGTGACCTCGGTCGCGGCCTGCGGCAGAACTCGCCGGTGCGGTCGGGGTTCACCCGCACCGGCGACGTGCCGGGGGTAATCGAGACGATGCCGCACCGCGAGCCCGGTGTCGGCGTCACGGTTAAGACGATCTCCTATAGTCCGCGCAACATCGTCGGCTCGCGGCTGCCCACGATTCTCGGCACGGTCGCCCGCATCGACGACACCAGCGGTCGGCTGGTCGCCTTGGTGGACGCAGTGCTGCTGACCGCGTTGCGCACCGGGGCCGCCTCCGCGGTGGCGACCCGCAGGCTCGCCGCATCCGGTTCCCGAGTGGTCGGCATGGTCGGCGTCGGCGCACAAGCGGTGACTCAGTTGCACGGGCTCAGCCAGGTGCTCGACGTGGCCACCGTGCTGGTGCACGACGTCGACCCGAAGCACCGAGAGAGCTTCGCGCGCCGGGTGGCGTTCCTCGGCCTGGACGTGCGGCCCGCCCCGCCGGAACGGATTCTCGCCGAGTCCGACGTGCTGTGCACGGCCACCTCGGTCGGTGTCGGTGCGGGGCCGGTGGTGCCGGACGGCGCACACCAGCCGCACTTGCACATCAACTCCATCGGGTCCGACGAGGTCGGTAAGACCGAGTTGCCCGTCGAGCTGCTGCGCCGGGCCATGGTGTGCGTGGACCACCGCGAGCAGGCGCGCCGGGAGGGCGAGTCGCAACAGCTGGCCGAGGACGAGATCGGACCGTCGCTGGCGCACTTGTGTGCGCACCCGGACGAGGCGGAGCGCTACCGCGGGGTGCTGACCGTGTTCGACTCCACCGGATTCGCCTTCGAGGACCACGTCGCGCTGGACGTGCTGCTGGGGCTGGCCGACGAGTTCGGGCTGGGTACCAAGGTATCGATCGAGGGGCGTCCGGACGACCTGCTGGACCCCTACTCGTTGCGGATGTCGCACCGGCCTGCACGCGGTGCGGTCGCTGGCTGA
- a CDS encoding tryptophan 2,3-dioxygenase family protein, translating to MTGLTYADYLRMDDLLSLQSPRTPHTADRAVVLAEQFFIITHQASELWLKQIASDLDAAAEALCPPHQPADLELGAEFLARTVELLRVLHEQLVALEKLPVRYFAEFRPYLAGASGAQSAQFRMLASLLGNDQGDGSLYRAYQSAAEHQGTSVAEVCARGVGAGVLHRLAEALLDIGNGYWRWKVTHLALVSRMIDQRDGTGGTSGAGHLARRIALPFPELRRLRSLRYPN from the coding sequence ATGACCGGCCTGACCTACGCAGACTACCTGCGGATGGACGACCTACTGTCCCTCCAGTCACCCCGCACCCCGCACACCGCCGACCGCGCGGTGGTGCTGGCCGAGCAGTTCTTCATCATCACCCACCAGGCGTCGGAGCTGTGGCTCAAGCAGATCGCGTCGGACCTCGACGCCGCCGCCGAGGCGCTGTGTCCGCCGCATCAGCCCGCGGACCTGGAGTTGGGCGCGGAGTTTCTGGCCCGCACTGTGGAGTTGCTGCGCGTGCTGCACGAGCAGTTGGTGGCACTGGAGAAGCTGCCGGTACGCTACTTCGCCGAGTTCCGCCCCTACCTGGCCGGTGCCAGTGGGGCGCAGTCGGCGCAGTTCCGCATGCTGGCCAGCCTGCTGGGCAACGACCAGGGCGACGGAAGCCTGTACCGGGCGTATCAAAGCGCGGCCGAGCACCAAGGTACGTCGGTGGCTGAGGTGTGTGCGCGCGGTGTGGGAGCCGGGGTGCTGCACCGGCTCGCGGAGGCGCTGCTGGACATCGGCAACGGCTACTGGCGCTGGAAGGTCACGCACCTGGCGCTGGTGTCACGGATGATCGACCAGCGCGATGGCACCGGCGGTACGAGCGGAGCCGGACACCTGGCTCGGCGAATCGCGCTGCCGTTTCCGGAGTTGCGTCGGCTGCGCTCCCTGCGGTATCCGAACTGA